One window of the Candidatus Chryseobacterium colombiense genome contains the following:
- a CDS encoding AMP-binding protein translates to MLIDFNNLNINQLYFGTEFEIKIKNFLEEWFSNSEMVKVQTSGSTGVPKVFDIEKKKMINSAEMTCNFLGLKEGDTSLICLPVEYISGKMMVVRSIIRKLKLIIVDPSTKPLESLNDTIDFCAMTPLQVENSLDKLHLIKNLIIGGAAVSETLKTKIIQTLRLSNSSTKIFETYGMSETLSHIGLKQVAPNPEDYFTVFENVEISKDERGCLKIFAPKVNAEVLQTNDLVEIRNGNQFRFLGRMDNVINSGGAKIFPEQLEALVKKEIPNEAVFLGVDDESLGQKLILVIEGVKSANLLEKISEISFEKNFHKPKELIFIENIPRTPNGKVNRIELKNML, encoded by the coding sequence ATGCTGATAGACTTCAATAATCTCAATATTAATCAATTATATTTTGGAACCGAATTTGAAATTAAAATTAAAAATTTCTTAGAAGAATGGTTTTCAAATTCAGAAATGGTAAAAGTGCAGACTTCCGGTTCTACAGGAGTCCCAAAGGTTTTTGATATTGAAAAAAAGAAAATGATTAATTCTGCAGAAATGACTTGCAATTTTTTAGGATTGAAAGAAGGAGACACTTCTTTGATTTGTTTGCCTGTGGAATATATTTCTGGAAAAATGATGGTTGTTCGTTCCATTATTAGAAAATTAAAATTAATCATTGTTGATCCTTCTACAAAGCCTCTTGAAAGTCTGAATGATACAATTGATTTTTGTGCGATGACTCCACTTCAGGTAGAGAATTCTTTGGATAAATTACATTTGATTAAAAATTTAATCATCGGAGGAGCTGCAGTTTCAGAAACTTTAAAAACGAAAATTATTCAAACGCTCAGGCTTTCAAATTCCTCTACTAAAATATTTGAAACTTACGGAATGTCTGAAACGCTTTCTCATATAGGACTCAAGCAGGTAGCTCCGAATCCGGAAGATTATTTTACAGTTTTTGAAAATGTTGAGATTTCAAAGGACGAAAGAGGCTGCCTGAAAATTTTTGCTCCTAAAGTAAATGCTGAGGTGCTGCAAACTAATGATTTAGTTGAAATTAGGAATGGAAATCAGTTCAGGTTTTTAGGACGAATGGATAATGTCATTAATTCAGGTGGAGCAAAGATTTTTCCTGAACAATTGGAAGCTTTAGTCAAAAAAGAAATTCCTAATGAGGCTGTTTTTTTAGGCGTTGATGATGAAAGTTTAGGACAAAAATTGATATTGGTTATTGAAGGGGTGAAGTCAGCAAATTTGCTGGAAAAGATTTCGGAAATTTCTTTTGAGAAAAATTTTCATAAACCTAAGGAATTAATTTTCATTGAAAACATTCCGAGAACTCCTAATGGAAAAGTGAATAGAATTGAATTAAAAAATATGCTTTAA
- a CDS encoding translocation/assembly module TamB domain-containing protein, giving the protein MKLKINTRKLLRRFLITIISILVFLILLVFSLRLPAVQNFIKDKLVVYLEKKIKTKVSLERVYIGFPNSLVMENLYLKGQDVDTLLAVRKLDVGLNMLKLIHSTADITSVDLEGARANVVRKPDGKFNFDYIIDAFATSDKEESPSKPFIISLDKIKLKDIGVTFNDQQSRNDIKLYFTSFDTRVKTFDLNNNKYAVNDINLDGLKLKLKQDLVEEVSKKVEKKVDSLNNKKPMQIGLRGIKLTNFDIDYGDENTKTFAKVLFKELSTKVNKLDLENNAYSVDNIFLSGADINANLYLPAQNANPKNSKKLEASKVTDKEKAMSLLLGKLVLNDVKVAYNNTAIAPTKQGMDFNHMNFPKMNVEVRSFKMQNNTFAGTVSSAEIQEARGLDIQKFNTDFVYNEKEAYLKDLYLQTPKTLLRDEIILNYNSIEQLSSNLGAVKVSANIKDSRIGFSDILNLVPTLRNTVPFNKYPNAVLNVNANVKGNVNDLLINNLKVSGLDQLRVAASGRIKNTMNPDKLYYDLRFTELSSSAKTIFNLVPKKTIPSNISLPSQMSIKGIAKGTTKVVDANLNLYSSLGNAAVIAKVDMRRKNHELYDVKANLQGLQIGKIIQNKDIGAISAQIYAKGESFDFKNAKADIKGHVASAVYKGYRYQNMNLTGKINRGAYTIVLNSKDPNANLLLTASGVYNEKNPTVKVNGEVIKLDVNKLGFYEKPMIIAGKIDGDFTNLDPDNLNGYLTLKDFAFSDTKEVYPVQELNLKASSTNDSTQIVLNSQVANVELKGKYKLTQIFGSLSNTINQYYQFQKPGKVQKIQQGQFFTFNAKIKNDDIIRKFVPDLKSFETINLTGNYDADSQKIEIDGQIPQLLYGENSVENATLKVTNENQALQYNLYVAGLKSSSFALNKVNIGGDVANNIINYNITTKDTKDVTQFLIAGNAKSLNDITEVSLNPDGLKLNYTDWTVSEGNKIQIGNKGIFADNFKLSNGGSEISLQSESQSPNSPLNVSLKDFKIETITELIKKDTLLARGTINGTAQLKDLTKKMTFTTDLNISDLIVYENPVGNLAVKVNNNSPNLLNADVVLSGNNNDVKILGDYNTSSSTFDLNMAINQLQMKSIQGFSMNAITNTEGYISGNLKITGTTDKPNILGKVKFNDVGLEIAKTGSDFRKLNDEINFTNRGIEFDNFKINDRDGNSLRINGEVLTQTYKDFAFNLDVRAKDFKVVNSEKSNDAIMYGILAIDANLHIRGNLDLPKVDGRLSVSDATDFSFVLPQSSPSLQERDGIVEFIDQDQVVLNKTIKADSLNAQSRIKGMDVSVNIEVSKEAKLSIIIDKANGDFVKLQGEAELTGGIDPSGKTTLVGVYQVESGAYEMSVSLLKRKFDIQKGSTITWTGEPTTAILNITAIYKTETAPIDLVEQQLNPDSPGELNQYKQRIPFNTLLKMKGELLKPEITFDITTDKKNNAVSSAVIETIDQKLAQLRTQESEMNKQVFALLLLNRFIGENPFESSAGMSGEMIARQSVSKLLSQQLNNLASDLIKGVDLNFDLESSEDYSTGNKNTRTDLNVGVSKKLLNDRLKVSVGSNFALEGDARENENMTNIAGNVTVDYSLSKDGRYMLRAYRKDEYQVALQGQIIETGVGFIITLDYDKFRDIFKKSTEKRVREKKKDKAVEFK; this is encoded by the coding sequence TTGAAACTGAAAATTAATACTAGAAAGCTCTTAAGGCGATTCCTTATCACCATTATTTCCATATTGGTTTTTCTTATCCTGCTTGTTTTTAGTTTAAGGCTTCCGGCCGTTCAAAACTTCATCAAGGATAAACTGGTCGTCTATCTTGAAAAGAAAATCAAAACAAAAGTAAGCCTCGAGAGAGTTTACATCGGATTTCCAAACAGTCTTGTTATGGAAAATTTGTATTTAAAAGGACAAGATGTCGATACTCTTCTGGCGGTAAGAAAATTGGATGTTGGCTTAAATATGCTGAAACTGATTCATTCCACAGCAGATATTACCTCAGTAGATCTGGAAGGAGCAAGAGCTAATGTCGTGAGAAAACCTGATGGAAAATTCAACTTTGATTATATTATTGATGCTTTTGCAACCAGTGACAAAGAAGAAAGCCCGTCTAAACCTTTCATCATTTCTTTAGATAAAATTAAACTAAAAGATATTGGTGTTACCTTCAATGACCAGCAATCCCGAAATGATATAAAACTTTACTTTACATCTTTTGATACAAGGGTAAAAACCTTTGACTTAAATAACAATAAATACGCTGTTAATGATATTAATCTTGACGGACTAAAGTTAAAATTAAAACAGGATCTCGTAGAAGAAGTCTCCAAAAAAGTTGAAAAGAAAGTTGATTCCCTGAATAATAAAAAGCCGATGCAGATTGGGCTAAGAGGAATAAAACTCACCAATTTCGATATCGACTATGGCGACGAAAATACTAAAACTTTCGCAAAAGTCCTGTTCAAAGAACTCAGCACAAAAGTTAACAAGCTTGACCTGGAAAACAATGCTTATAGTGTAGATAATATTTTCCTTTCCGGTGCAGATATCAATGCCAATCTTTATCTTCCGGCTCAGAATGCAAATCCGAAAAACAGCAAAAAACTTGAAGCTTCTAAAGTAACGGATAAAGAAAAAGCAATGAGTCTGTTACTTGGAAAACTGGTTTTAAATGATGTAAAAGTTGCCTATAACAATACCGCCATTGCTCCTACAAAACAGGGAATGGATTTCAATCATATGAATTTCCCAAAAATGAATGTTGAGGTAAGAAGTTTCAAAATGCAGAATAATACCTTTGCAGGAACTGTAAGCTCAGCAGAAATTCAGGAAGCGAGAGGGCTCGATATTCAGAAATTCAATACGGATTTTGTATACAATGAGAAAGAAGCTTATTTAAAAGACCTTTATCTGCAAACCCCAAAAACGTTATTGCGTGATGAGATCATTCTAAATTACAATTCTATTGAACAATTAAGTTCAAATTTAGGTGCTGTAAAAGTTTCAGCGAATATTAAAGATTCCAGAATTGGTTTTTCAGATATTCTGAATTTGGTTCCGACTTTAAGAAACACCGTTCCTTTCAATAAATATCCAAATGCTGTTTTAAATGTTAATGCCAATGTAAAAGGAAATGTCAACGATTTATTGATCAACAATCTTAAAGTTTCAGGCTTGGATCAATTGAGAGTTGCAGCATCGGGAAGAATCAAAAATACGATGAATCCTGATAAATTATATTATGATTTAAGGTTTACAGAATTATCTTCATCTGCAAAAACGATTTTTAATTTAGTTCCGAAAAAGACGATTCCTTCCAATATTTCCCTGCCTTCACAAATGAGTATTAAAGGAATAGCAAAAGGTACCACGAAAGTTGTAGACGCCAATCTGAACCTCTACTCCAGTCTTGGCAACGCGGCTGTGATTGCTAAAGTGGATATGCGCAGAAAGAATCATGAGCTGTATGATGTAAAAGCAAATCTCCAGGGATTACAGATTGGTAAAATTATTCAGAATAAAGATATCGGAGCAATTTCAGCACAAATTTATGCCAAAGGAGAAAGTTTTGATTTCAAAAATGCAAAAGCAGATATAAAAGGGCACGTTGCATCGGCAGTTTACAAAGGCTACCGTTACCAAAACATGAACCTTACAGGGAAAATCAATCGTGGAGCCTATACTATTGTTTTAAATTCAAAAGATCCGAATGCTAATTTATTACTAACCGCTTCCGGAGTTTACAATGAAAAAAATCCTACGGTAAAAGTGAATGGAGAAGTGATAAAACTGGATGTCAACAAGCTTGGATTCTATGAAAAACCAATGATTATTGCAGGAAAGATTGATGGTGATTTCACCAATCTTGATCCGGACAATCTGAATGGTTATTTAACTTTAAAAGATTTTGCCTTCTCAGATACCAAAGAAGTATATCCTGTTCAGGAACTAAATCTAAAAGCTTCTTCCACAAACGATTCTACGCAAATTGTTCTTAATTCGCAGGTTGCAAATGTAGAACTAAAAGGAAAATATAAACTGACTCAGATTTTTGGATCCTTATCCAATACCATCAATCAATATTATCAGTTTCAAAAGCCAGGAAAAGTTCAGAAAATTCAGCAGGGACAGTTTTTTACCTTTAATGCAAAAATTAAAAATGATGATATCATCAGAAAATTTGTTCCGGATCTGAAGAGTTTTGAGACCATTAATCTGACTGGAAATTATGATGCCGATTCTCAGAAAATTGAAATTGACGGACAGATTCCGCAGCTTTTGTATGGTGAAAATTCTGTTGAAAATGCAACCTTAAAAGTTACCAACGAAAATCAAGCACTACAGTACAATCTGTATGTAGCAGGATTAAAAAGCTCAAGTTTTGCTTTAAATAAGGTAAATATAGGTGGAGATGTTGCCAACAATATCATCAATTACAATATTACCACGAAAGACACAAAAGATGTAACCCAGTTTCTGATCGCCGGAAATGCAAAATCATTGAATGACATCACAGAAGTATCTCTAAATCCGGATGGATTAAAATTAAACTATACGGATTGGACAGTCTCAGAAGGAAACAAAATTCAAATCGGAAATAAAGGAATTTTTGCAGATAATTTCAAACTTTCCAATGGAGGAAGTGAAATTTCATTACAATCAGAATCTCAGTCTCCAAACTCTCCTTTAAATGTTTCGTTGAAAGATTTCAAAATTGAGACCATTACAGAACTGATTAAAAAAGACACTCTTCTGGCAAGAGGAACAATCAATGGAACCGCTCAATTGAAAGATCTGACGAAAAAAATGACATTCACCACCGATTTAAATATTTCAGATTTAATCGTATATGAAAATCCTGTCGGAAATCTTGCCGTAAAAGTCAACAACAATTCTCCAAACCTTCTGAATGCTGATGTTGTCCTTTCAGGAAATAATAATGATGTGAAAATTCTGGGAGACTACAATACTTCTTCCAGCACTTTTGATCTGAACATGGCGATCAATCAGCTTCAAATGAAGAGCATCCAAGGTTTTTCCATGAATGCGATCACCAATACGGAAGGGTACATTTCAGGAAATCTTAAAATTACAGGAACAACTGATAAACCTAACATTTTAGGGAAAGTCAAATTCAATGATGTAGGGTTGGAAATTGCCAAAACAGGAAGTGATTTCAGAAAGCTGAATGATGAAATTAACTTTACCAATCGAGGTATAGAGTTCGATAATTTTAAAATCAATGATAGAGACGGAAACTCTCTGAGAATTAACGGAGAGGTTCTTACACAAACCTATAAAGATTTTGCTTTCAATTTAGATGTCAGAGCCAAGGATTTTAAAGTCGTAAATTCTGAAAAATCGAACGATGCCATTATGTACGGAATTTTAGCGATTGATGCCAATCTTCATATCCGCGGTAATCTGGATCTTCCAAAAGTTGATGGAAGACTTAGCGTTTCGGATGCCACCGATTTTTCATTTGTACTTCCACAATCGAGCCCGTCATTGCAGGAAAGAGACGGAATTGTAGAATTTATCGATCAGGATCAGGTCGTTCTTAATAAAACCATTAAGGCAGATTCTCTAAATGCACAAAGCCGCATCAAAGGAATGGATGTAAGCGTGAATATAGAGGTAAGTAAAGAAGCAAAACTTTCTATTATTATCGATAAAGCAAACGGGGATTTTGTAAAACTTCAGGGAGAAGCAGAGTTAACAGGAGGAATAGATCCTTCCGGAAAAACTACACTTGTCGGAGTATATCAGGTAGAATCCGGAGCGTATGAAATGTCAGTAAGCTTACTGAAACGTAAATTCGATATCCAAAAAGGAAGCACCATTACCTGGACCGGAGAACCTACCACCGCAATACTGAATATTACTGCCATTTACAAGACCGAAACAGCCCCAATAGATTTGGTAGAACAGCAATTAAATCCAGATTCTCCGGGAGAACTCAATCAGTACAAGCAAAGAATTCCTTTCAATACATTATTAAAAATGAAAGGAGAGCTTTTAAAACCTGAAATTACATTTGATATTACTACTGATAAGAAGAATAACGCAGTTTCATCTGCCGTAATTGAAACTATAGATCAGAAACTTGCCCAGCTGAGAACCCAGGAATCGGAAATGAATAAGCAGGTTTTTGCTCTCTTACTACTAAACCGCTTCATTGGTGAAAATCCTTTTGAATCCAGCGCAGGAATGTCCGGGGAAATGATCGCCAGACAAAGTGTGAGCAAACTTCTTTCTCAGCAGCTAAATAATCTGGCATCTGATTTGATAAAAGGAGTAGATTTAAATTTTGATCTCGAATCTTCAGAAGATTATTCAACCGGTAATAAAAATACAAGAACTGACCTTAATGTAGGAGTGAGTAAGAAACTGCTGAATGACCGTCTCAAAGTTTCTGTAGGAAGTAATTTTGCTTTAGAAGGTGATGCCCGCGAAAATGAAAATATGACCAATATCGCCGGAAATGTAACGGTAGATTACAGCCTTTCTAAAGACGGAAGATATATGCTTCGTGCGTACCGTAAAGATGAATATCAAGTGGCTCTTCAGGGACAAATCATAGAAACCGGAGTAGGCTTTATTATCACATTGGATTATGATAAATTCCGTGATATTTTCAAAAAATCTACAGAGAAAAGAGTCAGAGAAAAGAAAAAGGATAAGGCAGTAGAATTCAAATAA
- a CDS encoding cbb3-type cytochrome c oxidase N-terminal domain-containing protein, which produces MKTRTPISIYILVTLGLTIMAFEMFAHDSGYFSSPFFWGLILIAIILLLIMNSIGDLIENQNFTKLSAEEKAEYLKDKNTPYFQKLWNSAFKKQSATEEKDILIDHGFDGITELDNSLPKWWIGLFYFGCIFCAVYLTAFAFTDYAHPEAELNHETKKMLASIEEFEKNAPQVTLETAKYSADNITEGQELFKTNCVTCHGDNGKGGIGPNLTDTHWINVKQKSLFKNVIWMLENGSPNNPTMRPFIKEGTITGRDAEKIAAYVYHINQETAPITPAQGGAAPQGEEVKWENGNE; this is translated from the coding sequence ATGAAAACAAGAACTCCAATTTCCATATACATCCTTGTCACACTAGGTTTGACGATCATGGCGTTCGAAATGTTCGCGCACGATTCAGGATACTTTTCTTCACCTTTTTTCTGGGGACTAATACTGATCGCAATCATTCTTCTTTTGATTATGAATTCAATTGGGGATTTAATTGAAAATCAGAATTTCACCAAATTATCTGCAGAAGAAAAAGCCGAATATTTAAAAGATAAAAACACACCTTATTTTCAGAAACTTTGGAATTCAGCTTTCAAAAAACAGTCTGCTACCGAAGAAAAAGATATTCTTATCGATCATGGCTTCGATGGAATTACTGAGCTTGACAACTCGCTTCCCAAATGGTGGATCGGTCTGTTTTATTTTGGGTGCATTTTCTGTGCAGTATATCTTACAGCCTTTGCTTTTACAGATTATGCACATCCCGAAGCAGAATTGAACCATGAAACAAAAAAAATGCTTGCTTCCATTGAAGAGTTTGAAAAAAATGCTCCACAGGTAACTCTTGAAACGGCAAAATATAGTGCAGACAACATTACAGAAGGTCAGGAATTATTTAAAACCAACTGCGTTACTTGCCACGGTGATAACGGGAAAGGAGGAATTGGCCCTAATTTAACCGATACTCATTGGATCAACGTAAAACAAAAGAGTTTATTCAAAAATGTGATCTGGATGCTTGAAAACGGATCGCCCAACAATCCTACCATGAGACCGTTCATCAAAGAAGGAACAATCACAGGAAGAGACGCCGAAAAAATTGCAGCTTATGTTTATCATATCAATCAGGAAACCGCTCCTATAACTCCTGCTCAAGGAGGTGCCGCACCACAAGGTGAAGAAGTAAAATGGGAAAACGGAAATGAATAA
- a CDS encoding amino acid permease, which translates to MNNENKGEQKDSLVRGLTNRHIQLIALGGAIGTGLFLGIGPAAVLAGPSVILGYALAGIIAFFIMRQLGEMVVQEPVSGSFSYFAYKYWGNFPGFASGWNYWILYILVSMAELTAIGHYIHFWWPDIPLWVSSLFFFIVINALNLASVKVYGETEFWFSIIKVVAIIAMIVFGIYLLISGTGGEKATVSNLWNDGGFFPKGLFNKTEGGYSGLFAAMAMIMFSFGGLELIGITAAEAKNPEKTIPKATNQVIYRILIFYVGALIILFSLSPWREITEGTSPFVMVFQNLNGFEFTLFGKVIQFNILIANVLNLIVLTAALSVYNSSVYSNSRMLFGLAQQGNAPKFLTKLNKSSVPTNAIIVSSCFAGICIIINKLIPEKAFEYLMALVVSTLIINWLMICYTHLKFKKGNLEAGVNLKFPSIFYPVSNYICMAFLLVILVLMSITGMEIQVVLIPIWLAFLFLMYKIYKPKS; encoded by the coding sequence ATGAACAACGAAAATAAAGGAGAACAAAAAGATTCTCTGGTTAGAGGACTTACTAACCGCCATATTCAATTAATTGCCCTTGGTGGGGCTATCGGTACAGGGCTTTTCTTAGGAATTGGTCCGGCCGCCGTATTGGCGGGACCGTCAGTTATTTTAGGGTATGCTTTGGCGGGTATTATTGCTTTTTTTATCATGCGGCAACTTGGTGAAATGGTGGTACAAGAACCAGTTTCAGGGAGCTTTAGTTATTTTGCATACAAATATTGGGGTAATTTTCCAGGATTTGCTTCTGGATGGAATTACTGGATTCTCTATATCTTGGTAAGTATGGCGGAACTCACTGCGATCGGCCATTATATTCATTTTTGGTGGCCTGATATTCCGCTTTGGGTGTCCAGTTTGTTCTTTTTTATTGTGATTAATGCTTTGAATCTGGCTTCAGTAAAGGTTTATGGTGAAACAGAATTTTGGTTTTCCATTATAAAAGTCGTGGCAATTATTGCAATGATTGTTTTTGGAATTTATTTGCTGATCAGCGGAACAGGAGGAGAGAAGGCGACGGTTTCTAATTTGTGGAACGATGGCGGATTTTTCCCGAAAGGATTATTCAATAAAACTGAAGGAGGATATTCTGGATTGTTTGCGGCGATGGCAATGATTATGTTCTCTTTTGGAGGATTGGAACTCATCGGAATTACAGCAGCAGAAGCCAAAAATCCAGAGAAAACAATTCCAAAAGCAACCAATCAGGTGATTTATAGAATTCTGATTTTTTATGTGGGAGCTTTAATCATTTTATTTTCATTGAGTCCATGGAGAGAAATTACGGAAGGAACGAGCCCGTTTGTAATGGTTTTCCAGAATCTGAATGGTTTTGAATTTACGTTGTTTGGAAAGGTGATTCAGTTCAATATTTTGATTGCAAATGTTCTTAATTTAATTGTATTGACGGCAGCTTTATCCGTTTATAACAGTAGTGTTTACAGCAACAGCCGAATGCTTTTCGGGTTAGCTCAACAGGGAAATGCACCGAAGTTTTTAACTAAATTAAATAAAAGTAGTGTTCCTACCAACGCGATTATTGTGTCATCGTGTTTCGCCGGAATTTGTATTATCATTAATAAATTAATTCCTGAAAAAGCATTTGAATATCTGATGGCTTTGGTGGTTTCTACTTTGATTATCAATTGGCTGATGATTTGTTATACTCACTTAAAATTCAAAAAAGGTAATCTGGAAGCAGGTGTTAATTTGAAATTTCCGTCGATATTTTATCCTGTTTCAAATTATATCTGCATGGCATTTTTATTAGTTATTTTAGTATTAATGAGTATTACAGGCATGGAAATTCAGGTGGTTCTGATTCCGATCTGGCTGGCATTTTTGTTTTTAATGTATAAAATATATAAACCGAAATCTTAA
- a CDS encoding helix-turn-helix transcriptional regulator gives MKICGQNIRKIRRSKDFTQEYMAFEMGISQKAYSDIENAKVKINFEILTKISDILEIKPSDICSISHKCGNDEYENKFHDLVEYMKKNNIAIPKDYL, from the coding sequence ATGAAGATATGTGGACAAAATATTAGAAAAATAAGAAGAAGTAAGGATTTTACTCAGGAATATATGGCTTTTGAGATGGGAATTTCTCAAAAAGCATATTCGGATATTGAGAATGCTAAGGTAAAGATCAACTTTGAAATTCTGACTAAAATTTCCGATATTTTAGAAATTAAACCTTCGGATATCTGTAGTATTTCTCATAAATGCGGAAATGATGAATACGAAAATAAATTTCATGATCTTGTAGAGTACATGAAAAAAAATAATATCGCTATTCCTAAGGATTATTTATAG
- the ccoN gene encoding cytochrome-c oxidase, cbb3-type subunit I, with the protein METQKFNYDNTIVRAFLYATIAFGLVGFLLGLTAALMLFYPELPEFLFGTDDTTIKSLASGNIQGLINTQGALGFGRIRMLHTSAVIFAFVCNSFFCGAYYSMQRLLKTRMYSDTLSWIHFWTWQIMIISVVITFLMGINTSKEYAEHEWPIDILITVSWVVFGINMFGTIAKRRVRHLYVAIWFFIGTWIAVAMLHIFNNLEVPLSFTSWKSYSIYAGAKDALVQWWYGHNAVAFVLTTPVLGLMYYFLPKAADRPVFSYKLSIIHFWSLIFVYLWAGPHHLQYTALPAWAQAVGTGFSIMLIAPSWGGMLNGLLTLRGAWDKVRENPILKFFVVAVTCYGMATFEGPLLATKSLNKIGHYTDWVIGHVHIGALGWNGFMAFGIIYYLIPVMWRTQLWSKKLANWHFWLGTLGIIFYAVPMYISGFTQGLMWKQFNPDGTLLWKNWLDTVTAIIPYYKMRFLGGLFYISGAILMVVNVIATVRKGSFQREVPAEAPALANIGSTRKEGEGIHLWLERTPKLLSILAFITIAIGGLVEIIPTLTLKQSVPTITAVKPYSPLELEGRDLYIREGCNACHSQMIRPFRDEIVRFEGKNGQYSKAGEFIYDRPFLWGSKRTGPDLHREGGRNPDSWHFKHMYNPRITSAGSIMPRFPWLITNKLDKTQMVDKMKLMKNYFDVPYTKAEIDSANQWANNQAAGIVKRIYSEATDVKEQIEKDRVAKGATFVPLEQREIVAMIAYLQRLGTDIKTTQIQTASAE; encoded by the coding sequence ATGGAGACGCAAAAATTTAATTATGACAATACTATTGTCAGAGCATTCCTCTATGCTACCATTGCATTCGGTTTAGTCGGGTTCTTACTCGGGCTTACCGCTGCACTGATGCTTTTTTATCCTGAACTTCCGGAATTTTTATTCGGAACAGATGACACCACCATTAAAAGTTTGGCATCTGGAAACATTCAGGGACTGATTAATACACAAGGAGCTCTAGGCTTCGGAAGGATCAGAATGTTGCATACGAGCGCTGTCATTTTTGCTTTCGTCTGTAATTCCTTTTTCTGTGGCGCTTATTACAGCATGCAAAGATTGCTTAAAACAAGAATGTACAGTGACACCTTATCGTGGATCCATTTCTGGACATGGCAGATCATGATTATCAGCGTAGTCATCACTTTTCTAATGGGAATCAACACCTCTAAAGAATATGCGGAACACGAATGGCCAATTGATATATTAATTACAGTTTCATGGGTTGTTTTCGGGATCAATATGTTCGGAACAATCGCCAAAAGGAGAGTAAGACATTTATATGTTGCCATCTGGTTTTTCATTGGAACCTGGATCGCCGTAGCCATGCTTCATATTTTCAATAATCTTGAAGTGCCATTATCTTTTACAAGCTGGAAATCCTATTCAATCTATGCAGGAGCAAAAGATGCTTTGGTTCAGTGGTGGTATGGTCACAATGCCGTAGCTTTCGTATTGACGACTCCGGTTTTGGGATTGATGTATTATTTCTTACCCAAAGCGGCGGACAGACCGGTTTTCTCTTATAAATTGTCAATTATTCACTTCTGGTCACTGATCTTCGTTTACCTTTGGGCAGGACCTCACCATTTGCAATATACTGCGCTTCCGGCATGGGCACAAGCAGTGGGAACAGGTTTCTCAATTATGCTGATTGCACCATCCTGGGGAGGAATGCTAAACGGACTTTTAACTCTAAGAGGAGCATGGGATAAAGTAAGAGAAAATCCTATTTTAAAATTCTTCGTAGTAGCTGTTACCTGCTATGGTATGGCAACATTTGAAGGACCGCTTTTAGCAACCAAATCTTTAAATAAAATCGGACATTACACCGACTGGGTAATTGGCCACGTACACATTGGGGCATTAGGGTGGAATGGCTTCATGGCTTTCGGAATCATCTATTATCTGATTCCTGTAATGTGGAGAACCCAACTATGGTCTAAGAAACTGGCTAACTGGCATTTCTGGTTAGGGACTTTAGGAATTATTTTCTACGCAGTTCCCATGTATATTTCAGGATTTACTCAAGGATTGATGTGGAAACAATTTAACCCGGACGGAACGTTGTTGTGGAAAAACTGGCTGGATACCGTTACTGCAATCATCCCTTACTACAAAATGAGATTTTTGGGTGGTTTATTTTATATTTCAGGAGCGATCTTAATGGTTGTAAACGTTATTGCTACTGTAAGAAAAGGATCATTCCAGAGAGAAGTTCCTGCAGAAGCTCCTGCATTGGCCAATATCGGAAGTACAAGAAAAGAAGGCGAAGGAATTCATTTATGGCTGGAAAGAACCCCGAAATTATTATCGATATTAGCATTCATCACTATTGCTATCGGTGGTTTAGTAGAAATTATCCCGACATTAACTTTAAAACAAAGTGTCCCGACCATTACCGCAGTAAAACCCTATTCTCCCTTAGAACTGGAAGGAAGAGACCTATATATCAGAGAAGGATGTAACGCTTGCCATTCTCAGATGATAAGACCTTTCAGAGATGAAATCGTAAGATTTGAAGGGAAAAACGGACAGTATTCCAAAGCCGGAGAGTTTATCTATGACCGACCTTTCCTTTGGGGATCAAAAAGAACAGGACCTGATTTACACCGAGAAGGAGGCAGAAATCCTGATTCATGGCATTTTAAACATATGTATAACCCAAGAATTACCTCAGCAGGTTCTATCATGCCACGTTTTCCTTGGTTAATTACAAACAAATTAGACAAAACACAAATGGTGGACAAAATGAAATTGATGAAAAATTATTTCGATGTTCCTTATACAAAAGCAGAAATAGATTCAGCCAATCAATGGGCGAATAATCAGGCGGCAGGAATTGTAAAAAGAATTTATTCCGAAGCTACCGATGTGAAAGAACAGATTGAAAAAGACCGAGTTGCAAAAGGAGCAACGTTTGTTCCGCTTGAACAAAGAGAAATCGTTGCAATGATTGCGTATCTCCAAAGATTAGGAACCGATATCAAAACAACTCAGATTCAAACCGCAAGTGCAGAATAA